The following are encoded together in the Hydractinia symbiolongicarpus strain clone_291-10 chromosome 14, HSymV2.1, whole genome shotgun sequence genome:
- the LOC130625216 gene encoding uncharacterized protein LOC130625216, which translates to MAGSNGFRVVLNSLGRFVLQRPANNTNHSNNNIDSNNAPNNIAEEFENDPLGNVSSSSRISTLPHVEVRSRRSTNTSRMLAHRAFETPAEAEVRRRRNAQQVAAARRVEQVGVREERLARNAENMRHVRENARRVFHNIARDFGVVSQTSVHTLGPMSDTCPYCSSKKFQNEGNFKCCQSGKVALPELNEYPEELTHLLTGREQLCKNFQTNIRKYNSSFAFASLGANIRPPQGHGPPCFRISGQLFHRSGCLHPPENVTPSFNQLYIIDSTEALNIRLNNPANAECLEEVMHMLHTVMERESPFSAAFKNMFAVEMEENQRAVRENRPASQVTMRMLAGGDRRRYNTPTQDEVAVVFVGEDGAPPTTRDIVIYPKDRPLTNLSTMSANVDPMMYPVFFPRGDPGWYNNILHVEEHRTARRQTVTMLQFYVYRLAVRNSFSSIHYGKKLLQQYIVDAYTKVEGQRLDFIRRNQAQLRAESYQGLVDHLSIRADERQLNPGRIIILPSSFQGSPRAMRQNYMDAMAIVAKYGKPDLFLTFTCNPNWPEVKDNLFPGQSPCDRPDLIARVFNLKLRELLADIHTRGVLGKTIAYVHVIEFQKRGLPHVHMLIHLTHEDKLRHADDIDTIISAEIPLEIDDPQLYKTIKSCMIHGPCGHLNPVSVCMVDGKCSKEFPKDFSNSTVSNRNGYPKYRRRDNGRTITIRNSDIDNRWIVPYNPYLSKKYNAHINIEACMTVKAVKYLYKYIYKGFDCANIQINERLDHDEVTTFLDARYVSSPEACWRLFAYNLHDQSHVIFRLALHLPNYERVYFREGDEAAAVERAENRLSHLTAWFLLNQQNANANMYLYTDIPYHFVFDKSQNKWKVRRRGGGKIISRMYSSNPKEGERFYLRVLLLHVPGATSFEFLRTFNDHLYPTFREACLARGLLEGDDEWERTLEEVTAVGSPRQLRQTFCFLLTHCDLNNPLQLWLDNRMGMIEDFSRTMEEVNAELAALSNIATTIRQSGKSLADFGLPEVEELPADPDPDLGLIAQDVAQIRPTLNRDQVNAADTIIGAVTNVCNGNPQNSRLFYLDGPGGTGKTYTYNYIIKYLQSREIKVATCAWTGIAATLLNKGVTVHSLFRLPVPIVDTSTCNLSPTSHQALSLREKDLIVFDECSMIPKYALQAIDTMLRDITNVNLPFGGKVVLLGGDFRQILPVVKKARPAEVIDVCLKSSYIWPLITSFQLRLNMRAGLQEQEFADWLLQLGSDQLPTKPADPFRDCIEIPPTCVLKNSENLIDIMFDGIIIEDYSSRVILSATNEDTLQINDEVLEKIPGDVITYNSADSVVADDVEEQNLYPLEFLNSLTPSGMPPHSLKLKVGAVVMLLRNLDLKSGLCNGTRLVVRHLRINTIDAEILTGIAQGHRVLIPKVQLTPSDTGLPFQLRRRQFPLRLSYAMTINKAQGQTFEKVGIFLRRPCFSHGQLYVAFSRARSFNDIKVKVLRTDKQGYVLNKSYTKNVVYQQVL; encoded by the coding sequence ATGGCTGGTAGCAATGGGTTTAGAGTAGTTTTAAACTCATTAGGCAGATTTGTTTTGCAGCGGCCTGCTAATAATACCAACCATTctaataataatatagatagtAATAATGCACCAAATAATATAGCAGAAGAGTTTGAAAATGATCCACTAGGTAATGTTAGTTCTTCCTCCAGAATATCCACCTTACCGCATGTTGAAGTGAGAAGTCGACGGTCCACCAATACTTCTCGCATGTTAGCACACAGGGCATTTGAAACTCCTGCTGAAGCGGAAGTTAGAAGGAGGCGCAATGCACAGCAGGTAGCTGCTGCGAGGAGAGTAGAGCAAGTAGGAGTACGAGAAGAGAGACTTGCACGTAATGCTGAAAACATGAGGCATGTCAGAGAAAACGCACGTAGAGTTTTTCATAATATTGCAAGGGATTTTGGTGTTGTTTCTCAAACTTCTGTACACACACTTGGTCCTATGTCTGACACATGTCCATATTGTTCcagtaaaaaatttcaaaatgaaggaaattttaaatgttgtcaATCCGGTAAAGTAGCCCTTCCTGAATTAAATGAATACCCTGAAGAGCTGACTCACTTGCTTACGGGAAGGGAGCaattatgtaaaaattttcaaacaaatatACGAAAATATAATTCATCTTTTGCTTTTGCCTCTCTAGGAGCAAATATAAGACCTCCACAAGGACATGGGCCCCCTTGCTTTAGGATAAGTGGACAGCTTTTTCATCGGTCTGGCTGTTTGCATCCTCCTGAAAATGTTACACCCTCCTTCAACCAGTTGTATATAATAGATTCAACAGAAGCACTTAACATTCGTTTGAATAATCCAGCAAATGCCGAGTGTTTAGAAGAGGTAATGCACATGCTTCATACTGTAATGGAAAGAGAATCTCCTTTCAGTGCAGCGTTCAAAAATATGTTTGCAGTTGAAATGGAGGAAAATCAACGAGCAGTGCGTGAAAATCGCCCAGCTTCTCAAGTAACGATGCGAATGCTCGCTGGTGGAGATAGGAGGCGATATAACACTCCAACTCAAGATGAAGTAGCTGTGGTATTTGTTGGCGAAGATGGTGCACCACCGACCACACGAGATATTGTAATATATCCAAAGGATCGACCATTAACTAATCTCTCTACGATGTCGGCAAATGTTGACCCAATGATGTATCCCGTTTTTTTTCCAAGGGGAGATCCAGGATGGTATAATAACATTCTCCACGTTGAAGAACACCGCACAGCAAGACGTCAAACAGTAACAATGTTACAGTTCTATGTGTATCGACTTGCAGTAAGGAATAGCTTCAGTTCTATTCATTACGGCAAAAAATTATTGCAGCAGTACATTGTTGATGCATATACTAAGGTTGAAGGTCAACGTTTAGATTTTATACGCAGAAATCAAGCGCAACTAAGAGCTGAGTCTTACCAGGGCTTGGTAGATCATTTGAGTATCAGAGCTGACGAAAGACAGCTCAATCCAGGACGTATTATAATTCTTCCATCTTCATTTCAAGGTAGCCCAAGAGCAATGCGTCAAAATTACATGGACGCAATGGCCATTGTTGCAAAATATGGAAAGCCTGATTTATTCTTAACTTTCACATGTAATCCAAATTGGCCAGAGGTTAAAGACAATCTCTTTCCCGGTCAAAGTCCATGCGATCGGCCAGACCTTATAGCAAGGGtctttaatttaaaattgagaGAACTTCTTGCAGATATACACACGCGAGGAGTACTAGGTAAAACCATAGCTTATGTTCATGTAATAGAATTTCAAAAAAGGGGACTTCCACATGTCCATATGCTTATACATTTGACTCACGAAGACAAGCTCCGCCATGCTGATGATATTGATACCATAATATCAGCGGAAATTCCTCTTGAAATAGATGATCCGCAAttatataaaacaataaaaagttgCATGATTCATGGTCCATGCGGACATTTAAATCCTGTTTCTGTTTGCATGGTAGATGGGAAATGCTCCAAAGAATTCCCTAAAGATTTCTCAAATTCCACAGTTTCAAATCGTAATGGTTATCCAAAATATAGGCGTCGTGATAATGGAAGGACTATTACTATCAGAAATTCAGATATTGATAACAGATGGATTGTTCCTTATAACccttatttgtcaaaaaaatacaatgcTCATATAAATATTGAGGCCTGTATGACGGTTAAAGCTGTAAAATATCtttataagtatatatataaaggTTTTGACTGTGCGAATATTCAGATAAACGAAAGGTTAGATCATGATGAAGTAACAACTTTTCTTGATGCAAGGTACGTATCTTCTCCAGAGGCATGTTGGCGTCTTTTTGCTTACAATTTGCATGACCAATCACATGTTATATTCAGACTAGCTCTTCATTTGCCAAATTATGAAAGGGTTTACTTTCGTGAAGGTGATGAAGCAGCTGCAGTTGAGAGAGCTGAAAATCGCCTTTCTCATCTCACTGCTTGGTTTCTACTTAATCAGCAAAATGCAAATGCAAATATGTACTTATACACTGACATTCCGTACCATTTTGTGTTTgataaatcacaaaataaatggaAGGTGAGAAGAAGAGGGGGTGGTAAAATTATCAGCAGAATGTATTCTTCAAACCCTAAGGAAGGTGAAAGATTTTACCTTAGAGTGCTATTGCTTCATGTTCCTGGTGCAActtcttttgaatttttaagaACGTTCAATGACCACTTGTACCCAACTTTTCGCGAGGCTTGCCTTGCAAGAGGTCTTCTTGAAGGTGATGATGAGTGGGAGAGGACGTTGGAAGAAGTGACTGCTGTCGGTTCTCCAAGGCAATTAAGGCAAACCTTTTGTTTCTTACTTACCCATTGTGATTTAAACAATCCACTACAGCTGTGGCTGGATAACCGCATGGGTATGATTGAAGATTTCAGTCGTACTATGGAAGAAGTTAATGCAGAACTTGCTGCTCTAAGCAATATAGCAACAACTATCAGACAATCAGGTAAAAGTCTTGCTGATTTTGGCTTACCAGAAGTAGAAGAACTTCCAGCAGACCCAGATCCGGATTTGGGTTTGATAGCTCAAGACGTAGCCCAAATTCGACCTACATTAAATCGTGATCAGGTGAATGCAGCAGATACCATTATTGGCGCTGTAACAAATGTTTGTAATGGTAATCCACAGAACTCCCGCTTATTTTATCTAGATGGTCCTGGTGGCACAGGAAAAACATATACTTACAACTACATTATAAAATATTTGCAAAGTAGGGAGATAAAAGTAGCAACCTGTGCTTGGACTGGAATAGCTGCAACTCTTTTGAATAAGGGTGTCACTGTACACTCTTTATTTAGGCTACCCGTTCCTATAGTGGATACAAGTACGTGTAATTTGTCTCCTACAAGTCATCAAGCTTTATCTTTAAGGGAAAAAGATCTTATTGTATTTGACGAGTGTAGCATGATTCCAAAGTATGCTTTACAGGCTATTGACACTATGCTTAGAGATATTACCAACGTCAATCTCCCTTTTGGAGGAAAAGTTGTTCTTTTAGGCGGAGATTTTAGACAAATTTTACCTGTAGTCAAAAAAGCAAGACCTGCAGAAGTGATTGATGTATGTTTAAAGAGCTCATATATATGGCCATTAATAACTTCTTTTCAACTACGGTTAAATATGCGAGCCGGACTACAAGAGCAGGAATTTGCAGATTGGCTTTTGCAGCTTGGAAGTGACCAACTTCCCACAAAACCAGCTGATCCTTTTAGGGACTGCATAGAAATACCTCCTACTTGTGTATTAAAAAACAGTGAAAATCTCATCGATATCATGTTTGATGGCATTATTATTGAAGACTATTCGTCGAGAGTTATATTATCTGCGACAAATGAAGATACGTTGCAGATAAATGATGAAGTTCTTGAAAAGATCCCAGGGGATGTAATAACATACAATAGCGCTGACTCTGTTGTAGCAGATGATGTTGAAGAACAAAATTTGTATCCTTTAGAGTTTTTAAATTCTCTTACTCCGTCAGGTATGCCACCACATTCTCTTAAACTAAAGGTTGGCGCGGTAGTAATGCTGTTAAGAAATCTTGACTTAAAATCAGGATTGTGTAATGGCACAAGGTTAGTTGTGCGCCACTTAAGGATAAACACAATTGATGCAGAAATATTAACTGGTATAGCGCAAGGTCACAGAGTTCTCATTCCAAAGGTTCAATTAACGCCTTCTGACACTGGCTTACCTTTTCAGCTCCGAAGGCGTCAGTTTCCGTTGCGATTGTCATATGCAATGACAATTAATAAAGCACAAGGACAAACCTTTGAAAAAGTTGGGATTTTTCTCCGAAGACCTTGCTTTTCTCATGGTCAACTTTACGTGGCTTTTTCAAGGGCGCGTTCATTCAACGATATTAAAGTTAAAGTGTTAAGAACAGACAAACAAGgatatgttttaaataaatcctacacaaaaaatgttgtttatcaGCAAGTACTTTAG